The genomic stretch TATCAGGAATATCTTAGAACAAAAGCTATAGAGATTGAGGGTGTAGTTGAAACTCTAGCTGAACTTTCAAAGTACGTTCGCATGGCCATTGTTACAACTGCAAAACATGCTGATTTTCAACTTATACATGAAAAGCGCAAGATTAGACAATTCATGGATTTCGTCCTTGTTCGCGAAGATTACGAGCACACTAAGCCACACCCGGAACCATACGTGACTGCCCTAAAGCGTTTCGGAGCTACTAAAGAAGAGACTCTGATCGTAGAGGATTCAAATAGAGGATTGAACTCAGCCGTGGCAGCTGGTATCGATTGTGTCATTGTACATAACGATTTCACAAAAACTCATGACTTCTCGCAGGCAAGTTACCGAATTAAGACACTGATTGAACTAAAGGATATTATTCTGAGTGAAATCTGAGCAGCTTTGTGACGAAGCAGGATGTTCATTTTCAAGCATGGGAATCAAGAAGGTGTATTTATTTATAGATCCTTTATAGACCATTAAAGCTCTCGGGTTTGTACCCTGATCGTAGATGCGATCAAGGAATGAATTTGTGTGTTTTTTGAGTAAGTTAGGTGGAATATCATATAACAATTCATTCACGCATCTGTCCGATCCCCTCGGTCGCAGACGTGAATTGGAAGAAGCAGATGCTGCGACAACTCCTACGCTAGTTCGTGAATACAAGAACGTTATATGAAACAATTGCAAATAATGTTACTCGGGTTATCAGGGAGGATCTATGAAAAATAAAGCTTTATTTGCTACTCTTATCATTATTTTTCTAATCTTTATGTTTGGAAATTCAATGACCACAACCCCAGGTCGAAGTTCTGGTAACGGAAATCCTGCAATATTGTTATTACTTCCATTGTCCATATTTTTCATAGTCTTGACCTTTCAATGGTTCAAATTTTTTAAAGATAAGATGATAAGCAATAAAACAGTCATTATCTTATCACTGCTAATCATCTGTCATCATGCGATCGGATTATATTATCAAATAATAAGCTTTCAAAGTTACCGTATTCTTTTGGCAGAAGTATATGAAAGGCAGTTTGGAACAATTGATTGGGATTACATTAATTCGATTACTTCGGGACTATCCATTCACATCAACAATCAATATTTTAATATAAATACATATTTTTTGTTTTTGAGTCTTTCACTTTTGATTTGGTTGTTGAGTCAAATGATAATAAGTTGTCGGAGAAACATGAGAGAAAAAAGTGGGATTAAGATAACATTTTAAGTAAGGGTTGCTCAATGACTTCAATAAATTCAGTCGCTCTGCTCTTTGAGCCTCTCGGGTGGGTTCAGGAATACACAAACGATAAAGGAGATTACGAAAAATATTTTAGAAAATATTGTGAGGAGATAATTCATGAAAGGTAAAATATTATTATTATTTTTTGTTATGATAATGTTTACATCTTGTCAAAAAAATAGTCAGTCGATTACGTTAAACAGCGAAACCAATTCAACAATGAATTCTGAACTGGAAATAACGGAAGGTCAATTAGAACCTTCTAACAATGAAGTGCTATCCATGAGCATTGGGAACTATGATTTGAAAGGAGAATTTTATGATGAAATGCTCCGAAATCCTATAGATCATGATTATGAAGTGGATTTTAATGAATTTCAAAATTCCAAAAAGATTATCACAACATTGGAATGGGGGGCGTTGGAAAGCAAATATATAGAGATTTGGGATAAAGAATTGAATCAAATATATAAAAAGCTTCTTTCTAAGTTGGATAGAGAACCAAGAGAATCACTAATTGAATCGCAGAAAGATTGGCTACAGTACCACTTAAGGGAAACAAAATTTGTAGAGAAGACATTTATTACGAATGGTTACCTTGGATCCAAAGGATCGGTAAGCCTAAGCACGGTTATACGGGAGAGAATTAGGGAAAGAACAATGCAATTATTTGAATATCGATATTTGCTAGATGGTGAAGTTGAGTTTGTATACCAAAGTGAAAAATAGAGTTGTAATCTTGATCAAAGTTTATAGGCGATGCCTCGATGATACTAACATCGTATAACAAAGTATTAACGATGTATGGCTATCATCCCTTGGTTTTCAGATGTATAATCATGGAAGAAGACTCAGACAACAAACGGCCTAGCCTAATATAAGAGCTATTTAAAGCTGGGTCGTTTCGTGAATATAAAAACGTTATGTACAATTCGGGGATAAACATATATCTAAGGAGAATTTTCATGGATGGAAACAATCAATTTAAGATTATGGATATAACGGGAATGAATCATCAAATTAGTCAACTCGTATCAATGATGAACTATGCAAGATTTACAACAATTAATGCAGTTCAAGGGCTAACGATTGATGAACTTGATTATTTAGAAGATCCAAATAGTAATACGATTGGTGCTTTACTGCTTCATATAGCTGCGGTTGAGATTGGTTTTCAAATTGAGATTTTTGATAATAGAACACCAAATGAGGAAGAATTAAAAGAATGGCTTGCAGCTTATGAACTAGGCGAAAAGGGACGGAATGAAATTAGAGGTAATTCTCTTGATTACTATGTAAACAAGCTTGAACAAGTACGCCTTAGAACTCTAAAAGAATTTAGACAAAAAGATGATAATTGGCTTTATGAAGAGCGGAAATGGTCTGGATTACCTTCAAATAATTATTTCATTTGGTTTCATGTATTTGAGGATGAAATAAATCATCGGGGACAAATCAGATGGTTAAGACAGAGACTTCCTAGGCCAATTGTAAAATGAATAGTAAATAGATTTGTAAGAAGATTCAAAGATGATCCGAACTTCACATAACATTATATTCACGATTAGAGGCATTCGCCCCTCGGTTTACTAAGAATTGAATTGAGCTTACTGCGATCCGGCGGCGGACACATCTGCACGGACTAACCGCATCGCGGCTGGGCTTGTGGCCCTTAAGTCGGTGGGACATTGTGAATACACATACGTCATATGCAATCGGCGTAATCAGGATTACCTTAACCTCGTATAAAGGAGTTCATATCAATGGATATTTTTGCAGAATTAGAATACATACAAAAAGCTCTCTTTGATCAAGATCTTGATAGTTTAGAAGAGAAATACTTTAGCTTATGCTGTGAATTAGCAGGAAACAAAGAAGCCGAACGAATTCGAAATATTAAATTACATGATTATGAAAAAAAACTAAAGGAAACTTTGTTAAGGACAATTTTAAATACTAATCAGCATTCTGATCAAGCAATATACTTTGAGTATGATCTTGATAATTCATGGAGAAGTACGTTTTTCATCTGTAATGAATACAAAAATCTGACAGAAAAAGATGATGAATGGGCTTGTGATTGGGTTGATGAAGTTACTGGACCAGAATTAGAGAAATTTGCAGATATTTACAATGAGTTTGGATTTGATTCATCCAATGCGTTATATTTAATTACTCGTACTGTGACGGTATTCACAAAACTATGTAGGAACATAACTTATGACAAACCTATCTGTATAGCATTTCATGATCAAGATCCCATAATGAGAACAAAAAAAGAGTAGAGTATTTTTCTTTTTTAAGGGAGAAAAACTAAACATCTGATAACATTATATTCACGCTACAGGCATAGGGGTCCTCGGTCTGATCGAGGATTTATAATGAAATGAATCATGTAGACACACGAGGCTAAGTCTTGTGGACCCCGTTCGCTAAGAGACCTTATTAAGCCTCTCGACGTCGTGAACACGGGAACGTATATAGGAAATCCGCATAAATACATTTAATGAGGGGATCAATTCAATTGCCAAATACTAATTATGTTGAAATCTCTAAGAAAGCTTTGAAAGAGTATGATCTCAATGATTATGAGATTGAGTATATTGGTCATAGCGGAAATGTCGTATATTGTGTTAACGAAACGGATAGTACTAGAAAGTTTTCTCTTAGAATTCATGAATCACGATCCCAGGGATTTGAAGAGATGTGGAGTACAAAGGAGTCTATTCATTCTGAAGTGACATGGTTAGATGCTCTTTCTAGAGCAAGTGATATAGTAGTTCCAAAACCAATATATAACCAAAATAATAATCTGATTACCGAAGTTAATCATTGCGACAAGGTTATGTATTGTACTTTATTAACTTGGGTTGATGGGGAACAAAAGCCATATGTTCCGACTGCTAAAGATGCAGGTAAAGTCGGGACGATGATTGGAAAGCTCCATTTTGAATCTAGTAAATGGATCGTTCCATATGGATTTTCACGACCGACTTTCGATGAACATAAACTCGATAAATCATTGGAACGAATTCAAATTGCCATTGAGAATGGTACTCTAATTAAGAGTGGAGAAACACTTATTTTAGCAGGACAAAAAGCGAAGAACATTATAATAAATCTTGAAAAAACAAATATTAATTGGGGAGTAATCCATGCTGATTTAATACCTTCTAACTATATATTTCACAATGATATAGTTAGCCCTATTGATTTCGGTGCTTGTGGTTTTGGATTTTATTTATTTGATCTTGGGTGGACATTTTCATATATTCATCCTTCATTTAGAGAAAGTTTATTGAAATGTTATTCAAACGTATTCCCATTACCGTCAAACTATGAATCGTTACTTGAAACATTTTTTATTGCAGGTCAATTAGATACCTTAGGTTTTTGGTTAGGGATGCCTGATTCTAATGAATGGTTGGAAGGTCACATAAGTAGTCTAGTAAGTAGAGAATTTAGTAGATATTTAAGTAATGAGTCATTTCTATATACAGGCACACCCTATTGGGAATAGATTATTGAGGTAACTCAATGGAGGAGCCAACATCCGATAACAACGTAGCTACACTGGAAGCTAGGCCTTAGTTCGCAAGAAGAGGAAGGGCAGAGAAGTTGATTCAGCTCACTATCCTGCGAGGCTAAGTCCACCAGACCCGGTCGCTATTCTTTTAAGACTCTCGGGTTGTTAGATACGGGAAAGTTAAGTGAAAGATCTGCACAAATGAGAGGAAGATGTTACATGGATGTAGGAAAGTTATTTGAATCTTCACATACGTTTGAAACAGATCGATTGATAATCAGGAGATTAACACCAGAATATGCATTGGAGTACTTCGAAATTGCCTCGAGCCCAATCGTTTCTGCAGAAACGATCTGGAATAGACATCAAACATTGGAAGACACCATTGGCTACCTTCAAAGGGTTTCGAATCGATTCGAGAAAAAAGAAGAGATTCATTGGGGAATTATATACAAAGAAACTGATAAATTGGTCGGACGAACGGGGCTAATAATGATTGATTCAGAGCATGAAAAGGCTGAATTAGGATATGTTATTTCAAATCAATATTGGAATCAGGGAATTGCAACAGAAGCTACATATCCAATCCTTGAATATGCATTTAATGAGGTTGGCTTTAATAGGATTGAAGCCAGATGTCGTACCAACAATGTTGGTTCGTATAGGGTAATGGAAAAGCTAGGATTCGTATTTGAAGGGGTACTAAGAAAGCAGTTAAAGATAAAAGGGAAATTTATGGATCAAAAGTTGTACTCTATCCTGAAGGAAGAGTTCATTAGCAAATAAGGGGAAGATAGTACCGCCTCAATAACATGGCATTCGCGCTGTGAGCATCTACCGCGTTCCTTAATTCATTCGCTGACTAGAGAATAAGAGATCAGATGAAAAACGCTGTAACACCAACTTATAACTTATCGCGGACATTAGCTCTGGGTGGATAAGCCTTATCTTACCCTCCTAGACTTCTTTAAGTCAGTAAGGAGGGTAGTGTATACCTGAACATTATATACATTCGGCGTAAAGCTATAAAACATTAAAAAATACAGGTATGATGCAATAAAGGTTTTCGTTAATATTGTGGCTGAAAGGATGATGAGATACATGTTCAGTCGTAAAGATACTAGAAAATTACTGGGGATTTTTTTCGGGATTACCTTTCTAATTACAAGCAGTTTGACAATTTACTTATTGGAAACGAATAAGTCACATCCATATATAAGTGGATTATTAACTCTTTCTCTATTTGTGTTTTTCCTAACAGCAGTAAACTTTATAATATTGATTTTGAAAAAAATGCAGAAGAAAAGAGAGTTGTTAAGATCGCAGAACTAATGTTAATAAAAGCTGATAATAAATAATTTTAAAAGATCATATTGATTTGCAGATGGATATCTGGGAACGGATACAGCCCGGACACATGCAGCATTTGTTTGGTTCATGGATGCGAGAAGTAATTAGTTATCCAGATACAATAACTTTATACTACATTTCTATTAAATTTGATAAAGACAGGAGCGAATCCATGGATATTAGCTCATTAATATTTGCTCAATTAGTAGGAAAATTTGAAGAAATTAGAGATACTCTGAAAAAGGGGTTAAATCAATTAGACGATGATGAAGTGAATTATCGTCCTAATTATGAGAGTAATACAATAGCAAATTTGGTTGTTCATATAGAAGGGAATATTCTTCAAAGAATTGGAACAGGTATCCATGGATATCAGGATGAGAGATCTAGAGAAAATGAATTTAGCAGAGAATTGTATGTTACAAAGGACGAGTTATTAAACAGAATTGACCATTCATTTGCGTTTTTAATTGAAAGTACAAAAAAATTGCAATATGAGGATCTATTAAGAGAAATAGAAGTACGAGGAAAACCAAGAACAATATATGAGGTTTTACAACAGTGTGCGTCTCATTATTCCGAACACCTTGGTCAAATTCTTTATATATCCAAAATATGTTTAGGATCATCATATAAAACAACTTCAATTTATAAGAAGACATTTTGATATAGGGTTGAGGTAATGAAAGTAGATATGAAAGCGTATTCGAAGATGCTATCAACATCGTCGCATAACACGATATCATGCTTCAGGCCATCTGGCCCTCGGTCCGCAGATGCAAGGAAGCGGGAGCAGCCGGACAATCCTGGCTAAGTCGGTCGGACCGCACATTTGCGCTTTAAGCAGTGAGGGTTCGTGAATACAAAGTCGTAATCCGAAATAAGAATATTGGAGGGTTCTATATGGAAAACAAAGAAACTTTCAATTTCATTGCCAGGGAATATGAACGATATAGACCCACATATCCTAATGAAATGTTTGATGATATTTTAAATTACTCGAATATTAAGAACGATGAAAAGATACTTGAAATTGGTTGTGGAACAGGACAAGCAACTGGGGGATTTGTACACAAAGATTTTAAAAATATTACCTGTATTGAACTAGGTGATAAATTAGCTCATTTTACCACGGACAAATTTAAATCAGTAAATACGATTAAAGTAGTAAATACATCATTTGAAGATTGGGACGGTTCAGGCAGTCCTTATAAACTTGCTGTGTCAGGCACCGCATTCCATTTTATTGAACCTGAATTCGGCTACAGAAAAGTGTGGGAACTCCTTGAAGATACAGGATCCATTGCTTTCTTTTGGACAGTGCATGTCCCACTTTTCGATGTTGTAAACAATGAAATAAGATCACATTATCAAGAGCTAGCACCGCATTTAGATGATTCAAAGTATAAATTGCCTGAAGAAACTGTATATGAGAGAAAGATGATTACTGAGAAAACTGGAATTTTTACAAACATTATCGTGAAAGAATATAGTCAAACTCAATCACATACCAGTAATGATTTTGTCTCATTATTAAATACAAATTCAAGACACAGACAACTATCTAAACCAGTAAAAAGCACTTTGCTAGAGAAGATAAAAAAGACTATTGATAAAGCAGGTGGATATGTAAATAAAGAACATAGAGTTGCACTTTTTTTGGGGAAGAAGTTGACATGAGAGTATTTTAAGATGTCGGTTACATCCGATAACCCATATCTACGCTTGGGGCTGGTCTCTGGTTCACAAGAAGAGAGGGGAAGATACGTCTCAAATAAGCAAACGTTAGGTGAAATTCCTGGAAATAAACAAGAGTAATACTTTCTTTCTAAGGGAAGTTTGATTCTCTAGGGGGCACATATGTATCTAATGTTAGGTATTTCCTTGTTGTTGTGTAATAATAACCCCTTTAGGAAAAATAGAGAAATATACTGTATTCGTTTGGGCTATGATCATATTGATCTCTGTTCCTTTTTTTAGTGATAAGTATATTTTTAAGATGCCTATTCATTATGAGAAGGCACTGCCCATATTCGGATTTCTTATCTTGGTGTATATCGTATCATCTCGCTTCTCGGGATATAATCCGATTGGAGAGTATAATATAGTAAATTTTATTATTACTTATCCAATAGTAGAGGAATTTATTTTTAGAGGATTGATATTGCCAAATTTAGAGCAGGTCTTTGTCTCATCCAAAATTATACAAATTCTTTATATGCCTGTAACAACTCCAGTTATTGTTTCTGCGATTCTCTTCGCAATCTGTCACTTACAGTATTATAAATTATCAGCGCAAAGTATCAGATTTATAATTAATGCTTTCTTGGGTGGGATTTTGTTAGGTGCCATCACTGTGATGACACAATCGATATTGTTTGCGCTCATATTACATATTGTATTTAATTCATTTTCCGTGATTTTTGCAAAGAGAATGTCAAAAAACACTATTCGAAATTCATGAGATTATATCGTTTACGATTGGGAAGGGAAAGAGGAAATATACAGTCGATTCGTATGCAAAGATTTTTGTACATCATGATAAACATCATCAAGGGCAGATAGAAAATGTACGATCTTTATACAAAGCAAATCAGAGATGACTTGGAAATTATCATATGAAAACTATCATATGAGGTTCACACAAATCCAACTGTTGTAAGGCAGTGAGTGTTGATAGATACAAGATCATGAAACTACTGGAAGAAAAGAGGGGGAAGATCTATATGAATCTCTCTATTATTAAGAAGATTATTGATGAAAAGAGTAAGACTTCGAAATTTTCCGGATCCATTTTATTTGGGAATCAAGAACAAGAATATACGAAAGTATATGGCTATGCTAATCGTAGTGAAGGAATTAAGGCTAAAATTGGTAGAGACTGAATGAATCAGTCAGTAGCATCAGATAACGCAGTATTTATGCTATGTACCTTGTCCTTATTGTCCTCACGATGAGGAAAGAAGAGAAGTTAACTCAGTTCACAACCGAGCGAGGCTAAGTCCTTCGGAACCGGCGAGTGCGCTTTATCTTCTTCTCTTCATGTTTGCTCCAGCAGTAACTACGGAATCAGTTCCCTCTTCTTGGATACGTAGATGCAGTACACGGTAGGTGAAATCATAGCGATTGTTTTAAAAATATGAAGCGACTTAGGGAGGGTTATATGAAGACCATTATTTATATGGTTAGACATGCCGAGTCACCATATACAGAAGGAAATGAAAGAACTAGAGGGCTTACCTTAGATGGAAAGCTGAATGCAGAGAAAATAACGGAAATATTAAAGGAAGAAGGAATAAACGTTATTATTTCAAGTCCTTATGTTCGAGCAATTCTAACACTGGAAGGTTTGGCCAAAGAGTTAGAGTTAGATATTCAAATTTTTGAGGATCTAAGGGAAAGGCATTTTTCAGACTATATGATTTCTCACGAAGAATTTATGCCCGCTATGACGAAGATGTTTGAAGACCCTGACTATGCATTGCCAGGAGGAGAATCAAACATGATCTGTCAGAATCGTTCAGTTGCAGTTTTAAAGAATATCTTAGAGGTACATAAAGGAAAGAAGGTTGCTATGGGAACACACGGGAATGTAATGACATTGATGATGAATTATTTTGACTCAGATTACGGATTTGATTTCATGAATCAAGTAAAGAAACCAGACATTTATAAATTACAATTTAAAGACCTGACTTTAGAAAAAGTAACAAGACTATGGAAAGACCAATTAATTTGATGGTGATAAAAGAGAACTTTAACTTCGTGTAACATGAAATTCTCGCATCTTGATTTTTATCGGCTTTAGGAGGGGGAGTTCAAGTAAATGATTTCTTTTCTGATATCGATATTACTATATTCATCTCCGAAAATTGAGTTTTCCGATGAGGAGATTGTTCATTTTGAAAAATTAGCTTTATCAATTAAGGATGGACATTTAATTAACTACCATTTACCATATCAAAAGTTTCGCTTCTTATCGTATTTGTCTTTGAAAGGAGATTACGTTTTTCATGGTTCAAATAATCATAGTATTGAATGCTTTGAACCACGAGAGCAAACATTATATCACGGTGAAATGACGAAAGCAGTTTTTGCATCATCAGACCCAGTTTGGTCTATGTTTTTTGCAGTATTTAATAGAAATAAATTAGTAGGAAGCTTTAGGAATGGGTGTATTCTTGGTCGAAGAAAGAAATATCACTTTTATTCAATAAATGAATCAACAATGAAAAATAAACCATGGACCAATGGAATGATATACATTCTTCCAAAAGATAAATTTTCAACATCAACTCAAGGAAAAGTCCATTTTGATGAATGGGTCAGTAAAGAGTTAGTAGTACCCATCGGAAAGGTGAACGTTTCATTGGAAGATTTTTATTACCGAAATCAAATAGCAACACATAAGGATAACGAATCATTGTTAAAAACATGGATGTTGTACAAGGCAAGAACTATGTCACCAAATCGGAAGAGGACAAGGAACAGCACTTAACATCATATACTCCGCCCGGGTCGCTATGTTGCTTGGTGTGGCCGAGGGTTTTTGAGAAAAGCGAATCAACTAGACTACCCTGTAGGTTCTGAGGTTGTGAGTTGTACGGACAATAAACCTTGCGCGAATAAGTCTTCGACCGGACTTACAGGCAGTGACATTCTATCACAAAATACAGTCTAAAATGCTGGAGCATATATAAGAACTTCACATAAAAATTTTGGAGTAAATATATTATGATGGAGGACAATGATGCTTAAGATTTCAGCTGTTTCATATGAAGATAAGTTGATTCTACAAAACTTAATTCAACTATATAGATATGATTCTAGTGAGTATGATGGCCATGTGCTTAATAAACATGGACTATACCAATATAAATATTTGGACCATCAGTGGACAGACGAATACAGACGTACATTTTTTATATATAAAGATGAAGAATTAGCTGGGTTTGCTCTTATTATGCTTGGAGTACCGAGGGAGTTTGTTAAGCTAAGTGATGTTCAAGAAACTAATGTGATGAGTGACTTTTTTGTTTTACGGAAATACAGGGGACAGGGTGTAGGAAAGCAGGCAGCATTTGATATATTTGATAAGTATCCAGCCGCTTGGGAGATCAGACAAACACAGCGAAACCATCCAGCGAATCAATTCTGGAATAAAGTAATAAATGAACATACAAATGGGTCGTATAAAGAAGAGTATTTAAATGGAAGTTGGGACGGTCCTGTGCAGTGTTTTCAAAGTAATAAGTATGATTAGTAAGTCCTTAAGGAGATAAGACATCCTTTAACAACATATGTACGAAGCAGGCTCTGCCCCGTGAGAAGAGATAGACTAAAGAAGATTCAGGTCACAACCCTGTAAGGCTAAGTCCGCATGGCCCGAAGTAGGTGCGCTTTAAGCCTCACGGGTGTAGATACAGGAATTGTAATTCGAAAGGCAAAAGCTACTACTTATTAAAGGGGAACTATTCATGGAAGAAATTATTCGCTTCTACGATGTTGTTGACGAAGAATTACGATTTCAAAGAAATTCTAGGAAAATTGAATATCTAACTACCTTAAGTGCATTAGAGGAAGTGATTAAAAATCAATCGAGCATACTCGAGACGCACATTGATTGAAGAATCATTAAGAGTATTATCTTCCGGCGGTATATTAGCAATAGCGTATATTAATAAGCATTCAGTGGTTCCCATGCTTGTCAGGAAAATACCTGAATTTATTAATGAAGGCACAATTAGTAAAGTAATGGACACCGGAAGTTTAAAGGGAAGGGACCCAGAATCATTTTGGACAGATTCTCATTATACAACCCCCTTAGAAATTGAAAATTATATGAAGCAATTTGATGTTTCAATAGTAGATCATTTAGGGACAGATGGGTTAAGTCACACTCTTAGTAATGAGGTAGATGGACTTTCTGAACAAAAGTTTGAGATTTATAAAAACTATCATTTTAAGACTTGTAGGGAAAAAAGTATTCTAGGGATTAGCTCACATGGATTAGTAATTTGTAGGAAAAACTAAGAAAAATTAAGATAATCGAATGAATGCCGTTACATTTTTTTGAAAAGAAATTTAATGAGATAGATAGAATCAAATTTTCGCATAAGTAAATTAAGTTAAATTGATGGAGGTTTAATTTATGTTTTATAGAAGAAAATTATATATAGTTAACAATGATTTCGTAGAAATTCTTAACAAACATTTCATAGAAACCAATTTACCGAATCAATTGCGTAATGGAGCTCGTTTAGTCGGAAGATGGATGGCTCCAAGTTCTGAGACAACAACAGAAATATTCGCTATCTGGGAATATGACAGCTATGAAAAATATGAAGAAATCGAACGGAATATCAGAAGCAATAGTGAACACCTGAAGAAAATTAACGATTGGTATGAACGCCATGGCGGCAGAGAACGCATATTTAAGGAATGTGTCATTCAAGTAAAAAATGAAGAACTCATTTCAACATTATTAGACTGAATGATTCGTACCGGATATCGCTGGCATGACTTCTAATCTTAAGATTAGAATGCTTTATCACGTCATGAAAGGTTTTTCAGTCATTGTAGAATTTCGAATGTATCAGATAACAACATGTTATCGCTCCGGTCGATTCGGTCCTCTATAAATTTCTATTTTTGTAGCGAACATTACAACAAAATTGTAGTATTTATATACACAATCTACATCAGAAAATCCAGCTTCGGTCAGCCATTGTAACTGATGATCAAGAGTAGACATTCTGTCAAGTTTCGTTCTCTCTATCGCTGATGATATTTCAGCCTGGTCTAGTCCTGAATTTTCGATGTATTTTTTCCAATCTGATTTGTAAAGGCTTTCTAAATAGTCAGTATTCCCAAGAACTTGATCCACGT from Paenibacillus polygoni encodes the following:
- a CDS encoding HAD family hydrolase, which produces MKKYILFDHDGVLVDTEFWYYKAGERALADIGFTLNKDQYLRDMTQSLGTWSQARAAGIDEQTISKQRDVRNIYYQEYLRTKAIEIEGVVETLAELSKYVRMAIVTTAKHADFQLIHEKRKIRQFMDFVLVREDYEHTKPHPEPYVTALKRFGATKEETLIVEDSNRGLNSAVAAGIDCVIVHNDFTKTHDFSQASYRIKTLIELKDIILSEI
- a CDS encoding lysozyme inhibitor LprI family protein, producing MKGKILLLFFVMIMFTSCQKNSQSITLNSETNSTMNSELEITEGQLEPSNNEVLSMSIGNYDLKGEFYDEMLRNPIDHDYEVDFNEFQNSKKIITTLEWGALESKYIEIWDKELNQIYKKLLSKLDREPRESLIESQKDWLQYHLRETKFVEKTFITNGYLGSKGSVSLSTVIRERIRERTMQLFEYRYLLDGEVEFVYQSEK
- a CDS encoding DinB family protein — translated: MDGNNQFKIMDITGMNHQISQLVSMMNYARFTTINAVQGLTIDELDYLEDPNSNTIGALLLHIAAVEIGFQIEIFDNRTPNEEELKEWLAAYELGEKGRNEIRGNSLDYYVNKLEQVRLRTLKEFRQKDDNWLYEERKWSGLPSNNYFIWFHVFEDEINHRGQIRWLRQRLPRPIVK
- a CDS encoding phosphotransferase enzyme family protein, yielding MPNTNYVEISKKALKEYDLNDYEIEYIGHSGNVVYCVNETDSTRKFSLRIHESRSQGFEEMWSTKESIHSEVTWLDALSRASDIVVPKPIYNQNNNLITEVNHCDKVMYCTLLTWVDGEQKPYVPTAKDAGKVGTMIGKLHFESSKWIVPYGFSRPTFDEHKLDKSLERIQIAIENGTLIKSGETLILAGQKAKNIIINLEKTNINWGVIHADLIPSNYIFHNDIVSPIDFGACGFGFYLFDLGWTFSYIHPSFRESLLKCYSNVFPLPSNYESLLETFFIAGQLDTLGFWLGMPDSNEWLEGHISSLVSREFSRYLSNESFLYTGTPYWE
- a CDS encoding GNAT family N-acetyltransferase, which encodes MDVGKLFESSHTFETDRLIIRRLTPEYALEYFEIASSPIVSAETIWNRHQTLEDTIGYLQRVSNRFEKKEEIHWGIIYKETDKLVGRTGLIMIDSEHEKAELGYVISNQYWNQGIATEATYPILEYAFNEVGFNRIEARCRTNNVGSYRVMEKLGFVFEGVLRKQLKIKGKFMDQKLYSILKEEFISK
- a CDS encoding DUF1572 family protein, which translates into the protein MDISSLIFAQLVGKFEEIRDTLKKGLNQLDDDEVNYRPNYESNTIANLVVHIEGNILQRIGTGIHGYQDERSRENEFSRELYVTKDELLNRIDHSFAFLIESTKKLQYEDLLREIEVRGKPRTIYEVLQQCASHYSEHLGQILYISKICLGSSYKTTSIYKKTF
- a CDS encoding class I SAM-dependent methyltransferase; translation: MENKETFNFIAREYERYRPTYPNEMFDDILNYSNIKNDEKILEIGCGTGQATGGFVHKDFKNITCIELGDKLAHFTTDKFKSVNTIKVVNTSFEDWDGSGSPYKLAVSGTAFHFIEPEFGYRKVWELLEDTGSIAFFWTVHVPLFDVVNNEIRSHYQELAPHLDDSKYKLPEETVYERKMITEKTGIFTNIIVKEYSQTQSHTSNDFVSLLNTNSRHRQLSKPVKSTLLEKIKKTIDKAGGYVNKEHRVALFLGKKLT
- a CDS encoding CPBP family intramembrane glutamic endopeptidase, with product MPIHYEKALPIFGFLILVYIVSSRFSGYNPIGEYNIVNFIITYPIVEEFIFRGLILPNLEQVFVSSKIIQILYMPVTTPVIVSAILFAICHLQYYKLSAQSIRFIINAFLGGILLGAITVMTQSILFALILHIVFNSFSVIFAKRMSKNTIRNS
- a CDS encoding histidine phosphatase family protein, which gives rise to MKTIIYMVRHAESPYTEGNERTRGLTLDGKLNAEKITEILKEEGINVIISSPYVRAILTLEGLAKELELDIQIFEDLRERHFSDYMISHEEFMPAMTKMFEDPDYALPGGESNMICQNRSVAVLKNILEVHKGKKVAMGTHGNVMTLMMNYFDSDYGFDFMNQVKKPDIYKLQFKDLTLEKVTRLWKDQLI
- a CDS encoding GNAT family N-acetyltransferase, with the translated sequence MMLKISAVSYEDKLILQNLIQLYRYDSSEYDGHVLNKHGLYQYKYLDHQWTDEYRRTFFIYKDEELAGFALIMLGVPREFVKLSDVQETNVMSDFFVLRKYRGQGVGKQAAFDIFDKYPAAWEIRQTQRNHPANQFWNKVINEHTNGSYKEEYLNGSWDGPVQCFQSNKYD
- a CDS encoding cytoplasmic protein; protein product: MFYRRKLYIVNNDFVEILNKHFIETNLPNQLRNGARLVGRWMAPSSETTTEIFAIWEYDSYEKYEEIERNIRSNSEHLKKINDWYERHGGRERIFKECVIQVKNEELISTLLD